TTTGCCATGGCATCCTGGAGATGGGAGAGGAAGAAACACTACTCTGTTAGCACCTCAAATACCAATTGCCATTCCCTCATCCAAAACTCATAGGACTACAAGTTTACAAAACCTGTCTAGGTTTGACAAGGCTTTAGAGGAAGTATCTCACAGAAAAGATTGCACGGTATTCATGAAAGAGGCTTAATGTAATAAAGCTTAACATGGAACTCGGGTTCTACAGAATTGAAAGTCTATTGTATAAAAATTTCGGGAAGGATAGCAagggtttagaattttgttcgTCAAAAAGCCATGCCGTGAGAGGGGTTGTAGTTCAAGTTCAAACTACAAAAGCTACGCCTTCATTAATTGAGTGGGATTTCTCCCATTATTATGGGACTCTGAATGTAGGTCAGTTGGGATTGAACCATGCTAAATTTTTGTGccatttttctgatttttgtGTGCGATCCCAATCCTAACAAAAGTCACTACTCAAACTGCCAGAAAGACCTCAACACCAATAACATCAATGTCCCCCTCTACATATGCTAATTCTGTCTCCTAAATATGCTTTGAATGACAGCTTGTCCTCTTGATGAAATTACTCGGTTCTTAATTACGTCTGATTAGAACTTCAGCAAGTgaagaaaaatattagaaaagttgaagaaaagagaagatggTTCATAAAGTAAAGAATGTTCATGTTGCGATCTAAACTTGATGTGTACATCCATGACTAATCTTGGCATGCAACATGTAGTTCGTTAGCAGGTTAGACATTGGCATTAGTGGTTTTACCAGGCCTAGAACCAATTAGCAACACATCATTTTTCAATAGAGCATACACAAGATAGAGACGATCAGTTTAGAAGACATGCTTGGTAGAATGACAACTTAACGTTCTCATTGATTTACTATCAGATCAATGGAGCTTACCTCAAGGGGATGCCTTCTAAATGCGGGCTCAAAACGGTTTTTGCAGTACTTGTGGAATGCTAAAGTCAATACGGGTAAAGCAACAAGCAAAGGAGTGGAATTGGCAGCCTTTTTGGTGCTGAGAAGACCCAACAAAAGAAGTTGAGAAATTAACAAACTTCCAATTATGCGGCTGTGAACATGTGGCCAGAACGCAGCAACACTCTCATATTGTTGATTGTACACATTAATTACCTGCATATGATCAAgcagaaataaggaaaataaaatctgagATGTTGCAGGTAAGAAGCATATACACAATACACCAAATATTTTGGAAACATGGCgttctcttttgttttcttttttggacCCCAGAAAAGTAAACTCGGGACAAAACCCAAAGATACTGGAAGAAACTAACCTGATGACGATAAACAAAGTAGGCAAAGGCGAAGAACACTAGTATAAAAGGGAGAAGGATAGGAGTAACCACGGCATATACTAGCCCAAGAAGAAAGTAAAGTTGAAGGCTAGGGAGAGTCTCCGGAAAGTCCACACTCCCAGGATTCATTGCCTTCTCCCTGTCCCTTTCGGTCTTCACCAAGAACATGTTCTTCAGGTGATAAATGACCAAGGGCTTTAACCTCAGAATCTCACCTGCAATGCCGGCCCACCCATCAAccattatatatgtaataaagaAAGTGGCCTTCATTGGTATTGATACACCAATAGTCCGAGGGATCCTATGATAGAAAAAAAGCCATGAACAAAATTAGTCACACAATATGATGCAATAAACATAAAGAGATCAACCAAATCTAAAGTTGCCAAATTGTAAGATTCACGGTTCTCTCCTTTTACTTTGTATATGTAAGAACATGACTTACAATCTACATAGTAGCAGAACTTGTGGTGGGGGGCCGGGGGGGTGGGGGTACAGTAAGGGGTCATGTTCCCCCTGATATTCCAAAGTTCATGGTTTTGCCTCAAGTATTTTGGGAAAACTAAAACATTGTCCcctcaaaaaattagaaaagaacaaaaagatatttattatgaaacatctatacccaaaaaagaaaaaaataaataaatcaaactcTACAAAAGTTCACTTTGGCTACCTCTTAAACACCAGGCTACACATgcaatttttcatcttttaagaATTAGACTAATACCAGATGGTGTCGTATAGCAGCTGTAATAATAAAGACAACATGAAAGCCCCGCTTGCAAGTCTAAATCCTGTTCTAATATCAAGGATAATATAGACCAAATATGGGGGACAAACCCTGGACTTAACACATAAAGTAATCAACATAAAGAAGGAATAATTCGGTCCAGCATAGGGATATAGAGTATTACTCTGTAGGTGATTGATGAAGGAAAGAGTGAAGTTGCTGGAACGCTGTTCCAGCCGCTATACTCCCCAAGAATACATTCACCAACATAAAGTAGTAGTATTTTGCGGCTGTCCTTCGTTCCAGTATCGATAATGATATATGCCCCTCAATTTTTGACATAATCATCAAAACAGTAGGAAGAATGTATAAGAAGATTTTCAGAGCTAGACCAGGAAGAAAACCCTGGAGGAATGACTTGATGAATTTCCTGCATCATATCACCAGAAGATCATTTTAtcataaggaaaataaaataatttgaaagagacagaaaagaaaaagaaaattaatctaGAAAAATGCCACCTCAATGATCATGATTCAAGACAGATGTCAAAAGGGCATTACCTAACAATTATTAAGTACAACTAGCAAACTGCTAGTTGTTCAGCAATTCCAAGTACAAGTACAACAATTTAGCATGACTTCCTAAGTTGGAAAAAAGCATAGAAATTTCACGTACATTTCAATCAGAGACCTCAAGAAAGGAGCAACCCTTTCAAGGCCCTCCAAATTTGCAAGTGATTGCACAAAAGCAATGGGTATCATGTAAAAGAACACCAAAGCAAAAACCGACAGTGATATCACAAGCTTCCTGATGCTAAGAGCAACAAATGGTATTGCCAAATTCTTCCAGTATACATCACGTGGTTCAGGTGCCCAATTTGTTAGCCACAGTGTGGGGTTCTTGCTTTGCTGGGTTTGTGCACACACAGCTGCCCCCCATCGTGAATTAAATGAAACAAATGCAGCTGGCATAATAGATTTTGGGTCCTTGAGAATTCTCTGGCGCTCCATTGTTAACTAACAATAAGGAATTTATTCATAGTTTAGCATAAATGTGTTAACGCTTAAATGAAGAAAGCAGACTAATTTTAATAAGAGGTCATCAGCAGATAACAAAGGAAAAATCGATGAAAATATAATCGATATAATTAGAAGAGATGAATAGGTTTTAAATGAAGTAACTGCAACAACTTACTCGTCTATCAAGATCTGTGATCTGTTGTTTATAGAAGTCAATAGAATCAACTCTTTCACCACAAAGCCCCAGGAACCCTCtctggaaaaaaattatttactaaaGCCAAAGTCCAAAAAAGTGAGTGAAACAAACAATAACATCTTCATGGGTTATGTTAGAATTGCGGTTACATTGGGATAAGTTTcctaatgataagataaatgttatgaatttgaatttgtttcaaattcattaacatttgaattttaacaatataatgggataagtaattggaatttgaattagattcaaattcctatgaagatatgtttatctatatctgtgtgatacctataaataggcatagaGCCTAATGAAAAAAAACACGACAATCATAATCAGTTTCTGATCACTCATATACTGTATTCGGCATCACCATTCGAGCATTGGGCGAACAAGGCGTGGACGTATAAGAaagcttttatagttttcttccatGGAGGTTGTTAGGCAAATCAGATTCGATTATTCCGCTGCGATCCAGGTATTTTACATACcgttttctatttatttaaaagctCTACATGAAACTGTCTTGCCTCTATTACAATAATAgtagtaattattattatttggagTAGGGCAGGGGGGTAATATATGAGTTACCTTTTGGGTTGGCCTTTTTTCTTGATGCCTTTCAAACTTAAGCTGGCTGTAGTCCAGCCAATTTTGGAGCCTTTCTCTTTTCCTCACAAGTTTGGCGAATTTGTTTGCATTGTAAACTGCCTGAAACAGAGTAAAAAGAAATCACATAACCACCAGTTGACTGAATAATGAACAAGTCCAGAGGAAAATTTGATGGCAAACCATATTACCTGGTGACAAAGGTAGTGATCAGGATGATTTGTTTTGAAGAAGTTGTCCACACTGTCAGATATAGAATGACCAGAAACATGAGGCACATTTCTGACCAGTACCTGCAGATTGTGCATATACAATTTATATGAGACAGAATCTAAAATCTGGTCAATAGAAGATCGTAGACCCAAGAAGAAACATTGATCATCATGTTCAAAGGATTCCCTAATCTAAAGTATTTGGCATACTTTAGGAAAAATATCTTATAGATTTTTAATCAGAAAACACTGACAATAATGCAGATTTAGGATTAGTGGAGACAGTGTCCAGATTAGAACAACTTATGCCTGTCATATGGTGATTTCTGCCGAGGAATCTAAGTGTCAAATTAAGTGCATGCAACAAGAGTAACTAAATCAGTGAAATAACCTAAACATGTATCTGGGACTGAGGGCAAGATATAGTATATAGACAGGTGCAATCACTGATACAGAGGGGAAAGCATCTTTCTCTTACTGTTATGCCCCTTCATGAATCATGACCTTTTGTGGAACaagatttatgaaatttagcTAGCATGATGGATGAGTGAGTTCAATCCAGTAATGTTTTGCAGGTTATGGTTATGGTAGGCTGTTAGAAACAGATATATTTTACATGAGTTTTAATGCATAGGCAACAACGTTAATCATCCCAGCAAAATGGGAGAATCATTTCAAACGACCCAACTCACATCAGTAGTCTATGTGGGGGGCTTGAGTATATAATGGTCTCATGAACTCATAAGTCCTtctgtaataccctgagagcccagaggagttagtatatatcgaggatagtgtaagaaaagaaacaacaccagctggatatcttttgggctgaatgttggcaaaaaactcccaagttaagcgtgcttaacctggggtaatccagggatgggtgactcccctgggaagttcgtgtaggcccatcagggtaagttgtttcggtcattcctatcactcgatttgggatgttacaggtggtatcagagccgacccccgagcctctgagcgcggtggtggggcaaacctcagcgaggaggctgagtctcGAAGGGggtgtgaggcccctatggggggtgcgtgtaggcaccttaggcgaatcccacatcggccatgcacggGGGgcgatctgggaccagttgtaaggtcgcatgacgaggacatcatgtgcttaagggggggagaatgtaataccccgagagcccagaggagttagtatatatcgaggatagtgtaagaaaggaaacaacaccagctggatatcttttgggctgaatattggcaaagaactcccaagttaagcgtgcttaacctggggtaatccagggatggatgactcccctgggaagttcgtgtagacccatcaggataagttgtttcgatctttcctatcgctcgatttGAGATATTACACCTTCAGCCTTTGGGGGAGGGCCCATGGTGTTAacaatggtatcaaagccaatctAGCACCACTGCCGAGCGGGTGCAGGCCAAGAAGGTGTTTCAGACTGACTTGGGTCAGATTCAGATGTGAAATCTCTAGCCTGGCAATGATGccaagaattaaaaaattagagtttgTCACAATCCATTCCACATCAGTAGTTTATTGAGGAGGTATTGGGTTATATTATTTTGTCTTGTGAACCTGTGTTGTAAGTAACATTCAGCTAGCACTATTAGGAACCGTCCAGAAGCCGCTTAAATTATTGGATTTTTACTTCATTCAATTCATCTATGCAGAAATTTCTGTAAGAGTGCGTTTGATAGGCATGAAAAATGAgggtgaaattcattttccacccaaattccaagaaattctatcaaacaactttttttttccatggaattcgaattccattttatttcaaaaagtggagattttccttgaaatcaaggaattggaattcctagggggtggggtgagaattggaattccatggaattgaaattCTACCCCATTTTCCATTCtccaatcaaacgcaccctaagatGAAATAGTAACTCATCCCTGTCTTTGAGACTTGCAACTTTGAaccatttatttcttttattattatttggacCAATAGCAAATTTGTCTTATGTCTTCTCTTTATCCATTAAGAATTATTATGGACCAACTTTTGTAATActaagagaaaataagaaaaaaaatctcaaaaaaaggGAAGATAAGAATAGCAGTTGCAAAAATTTGTCAAACAGATAAGAGGTACAGAATTATAATAAAACATCTTGTCTTCTCTTCATCCATTAAGAATTATTACGGACCAACTTTTGTAGTAGTAAgagaaaatcagaaaaaaatctcaaaaaaaagGGAGATAAGAATAGCGGTTGTAAAAATTTGTCAAACAGATAAAAGAGGTACAGAATTATAATAAAACATCAAGTCTTAACTCTGCACAATGAAACAGTAAGACGATTCTTTTCTGTACGTAATTAACCACCAAGAAATTTGAATAACCAATTAAAGTTAAACTCACTGTGAACTGTTCTGCACGTCTATGTTGTGAAGCCAAAAATTTTAACCTCATTGAAGCAACTTTATCATATTCCTTGTAGAGCATAAAACACGTCCAGAATGTGAACAAGTATTCCATTGATATGTGGACGAAGAACctgaaatttaattataaagttCCTTTTCATGAGGAAGGAGCATATATCTGTAGTAATTATGCATGAGAAGAAACGCTACATGAAGTTTTTACAGTACATAAAGAAAGGTCAAAAAGGAATATGAAACAATGAACCACAAATTTTGGCTTCAGGAAGAAAGGAATAATCAAGGCAATGAACAGTGCACCTAAACAACAggctcaaaaaaatttaaaatcagaAGCAAGTTCACATCTTGATTGAAGTGAATAAATTGAAAGAATATTTAGAAATTGTTTTAGAAGACATTCCTGagtaaataaaaactttttagaAATGAAACTTTAGAAGCCCTTCATGAAAAGGCCtcataaataagaataaaattcagTAACAGCTCAAACAGAAAAGTAATTGGAGCTTTGGTTTGAAGGCAATGACTTGAACTTACCTGATAGATTTAGGATGAACATTTGATATTGAAAGCTTATCAATGTTGCTGACAACCAATTCTCTGCTAAGGAAAAATAATGTACCGCCCGACACATTGACTGGAATAAGAACTATAAGTGCCACAATAGCAATTGGCCCAAAAATCTTTAAGCTGCCAAAGAAGGGAAAAGAGGGAAAAGAGAACTACTTAGAAAAAGACTCCAAAAAATATGAATACCAATCTATCAAAACTCTAATTTAAGAATTTGCCTGTTCAGTTGTAGAAAGCATTTTCTGTTTTCCAActctaattttctattgaatgattgaatctcccattagaaaatagaaaactcaattttctaatttttcaactttatacttGAATTGGAAAACATCTGTTCGATGTTCTCTAAATGTTCTGAAAATGAATGCTATAGCTTTTTGATatgcaaaaattattttaggacaTGTTTAACTGTAAAGTGGG
The Diospyros lotus cultivar Yz01 chromosome 12, ASM1463336v1, whole genome shotgun sequence DNA segment above includes these coding regions:
- the LOC127814062 gene encoding CSC1-like protein At1g32090 isoform X2, translated to MEYLFTFWTCFMLYKEYDKVASMRLKFLASQHRRAEQFTVLVRNVPHVSGHSISDSVDNFFKTNHPDHYLCHQAVYNANKFAKLVRKRERLQNWLDYSQLKFERHQEKRPTQKRGFLGLCGERVDSIDFYKQQITDLDRRLTMERQRILKDPKSIMPAAFVSFNSRWGAAVCAQTQQSKNPTLWLTNWAPEPRDVYWKNLAIPFVALSIRKLVISLSVFALVFFYMIPIAFVQSLANLEGLERVAPFLRSLIEMKFIKSFLQGFLPGLALKIFLYILPTVLMIMSKIEGHISLSILERRTAAKYYYFMLVNVFLGSIAAGTAFQQLHSFLHQSPTEIPRTIGVSIPMKATFFITYIMVDGWAGIAGEILRLKPLVIYHLKNMFLVKTERDREKAMNPGSVDFPETLPSLQLYFLLGLVYAVVTPILLPFILVFFAFAYFVYRHQVINVYNQQYESVAAFWPHVHSRIIGSLLISQLLLLGLLSTKKAANSTPLLVALPVLTLAFHKYCKNRFEPAFRRHPLEDAMAKDLQERASEPNLNLKSYLSDAYLHPIFLSFEEVELTEVKVEKNQTETPGPSADRNNHHILSPPSETSSPSPIHKKYLHEDQPNHTVYHYQDQPSHTVYHYEDQPSYVAHPYDDQPDNTVPRYDVEQAYNFFHYRADESPSNVFHY
- the LOC127814062 gene encoding CSC1-like protein At1g32090 isoform X1 translates to MATLEDIGVSAFINIVSAFAFLLAFALLRIQPINDRVYFPKWYINGARSSPRQSGNFVSKFVNLNFRTYLTFLNWMPQALKMSESEIISHAGLDSAVFLRIYILGLKIFGPIAIVALIVLIPVNVSGGTLFFLSRELVVSNIDKLSISNVHPKSIRFFVHISMEYLFTFWTCFMLYKEYDKVASMRLKFLASQHRRAEQFTVLVRNVPHVSGHSISDSVDNFFKTNHPDHYLCHQAVYNANKFAKLVRKRERLQNWLDYSQLKFERHQEKRPTQKRGFLGLCGERVDSIDFYKQQITDLDRRLTMERQRILKDPKSIMPAAFVSFNSRWGAAVCAQTQQSKNPTLWLTNWAPEPRDVYWKNLAIPFVALSIRKLVISLSVFALVFFYMIPIAFVQSLANLEGLERVAPFLRSLIEMKFIKSFLQGFLPGLALKIFLYILPTVLMIMSKIEGHISLSILERRTAAKYYYFMLVNVFLGSIAAGTAFQQLHSFLHQSPTEIPRTIGVSIPMKATFFITYIMVDGWAGIAGEILRLKPLVIYHLKNMFLVKTERDREKAMNPGSVDFPETLPSLQLYFLLGLVYAVVTPILLPFILVFFAFAYFVYRHQVINVYNQQYESVAAFWPHVHSRIIGSLLISQLLLLGLLSTKKAANSTPLLVALPVLTLAFHKYCKNRFEPAFRRHPLEDAMAKDLQERASEPNLNLKSYLSDAYLHPIFLSFEEVELTEVKVEKNQTETPGPSADRNNHHILSPPSETSSPSPIHKKYLHEDQPNHTVYHYQDQPSHTVYHYEDQPSYVAHPYDDQPDNTVPRYDVEQAYNFFHYRADESPSNVFHY